In the Chloroflexota bacterium genome, ATCTGCGCGAGCGTGGTGTCCCGACCGACCTTTGTCGCCTCGAACAGGAAGCCGCCGGTCGTGTTCAGGGTCGCGCCGATCACGGCGTCGCCTGGGCCCTTGTCGATGGGCAGGCTCTCGCCGGTCAGCATGCTCTCGTCGAGGGCGGAGCGGCCCTCACGGATCACGCCGTCGACGGGTACTTTCTCGCCGGGGCGTACTCGCACGAGGTCGCTTACGCGGACCTGCTCGATGGGAATGTCCTGCTCCTGGCCGTCGCGGACGACACGCGCCGTCTTCGCCTGAAGCCCCATCAGGGCTTTGATGGCCGCGCCCGTCTGCTTCTTGGCACGGGCCTCCAGCCAGCGGCCCATCAGGATCAGCGCGATGATGATGACCGCTGACTCGTAGTACAGGTGGAACGGGAAGCCCCAGCGCTGGGCGAGGCTCGGCCAGAGGGTCACGAACGCGCTGTAGCCGTAGGCGACACTGGTCCCCACGGTCACCAGCGTGTTCATGTTGGTGCTGCCATGCTTCCCGGCCGCCCAGGCGGCGCGGTAGAAGCCAGCCCCGGCCCACGCCTGCACGACGGTCGCGGCGATCAGCAGGACCGGCGCGATGAGCAGGTGGTCGAGGTTGAGCGGCAGGTACATCAACGCCATCATCGCGAGGCCGACGACGAGGCTGACCAGCGACTTGCGCTTCAGATCGTCGATCTCGTGCTGGCGGGCCAGCTCGTGGCGGTCTGGCGCAGCGACCTTGCCCGGCGCCCCACGATCCGAAGCCGCGCGGGGGAGCGCCGATGCAGAGGGGACCAGAGTTGGGGATGCTGGTTCGGACAGGACTGGAGCCGGCGCGGGCGCGTCCAGCTCGCCGACGCCGTAGCCGGCCTTCTCGACGGCCGCCACAAGGTCTGGGAAGCCCACGAGGCTCGGATCGAAGACGACGTGGGCCTTCTCGGTGGCGAGGTTGACGCTGATGTCCTGGACGCCCTCCACCTTGCCGACGCGCTTCTCAATGCGGTGCACGCACGAGGCGCAGGTCATGCCGGTGACGGGGAAGGTGACCTCGGTTGTGGTGGCGGCCGGGGGTGCGCCGGGCGCGGAGGCGGTGGGCACGGAGGCCGCGCCCAGCGTGGCGGCTGATGTCTGCTGTTCAGGGCTGGTGGTCAGGTTCGTGGCCATGGCTTCACCGCCGTGACAGATCGAAGAGCTCGCCAAGCTCGTCGATGATCTGCTGGTCGCGGCCGTCTTTGAAGCCTTCGCGGACGCAGCCGTTGAGATGGCCCGTCAGCAAGAGCCCTTCGAGCTTGTCGATGGCGCGCTTGACGGCGTAGGTCTGCTTGAGCACGTCAACGCAGTACTGGTCTTCCTCGACCATTTTGCGGATGCCCTTGAGGTGGCCCTCGATGTAGGCCAGCCGCTTGAGAACCTCTGGCTTGGATGCTTGCATGGTGGTGTATCCCCACCCCCTGGGAGGGGGTCTGTGGGAACTCTACACCCCGGGGCGTGTTCCCGTCAATGGCCCGGCTCGTGTCGTCGTGTCTGACACTGGGGAGGCCAGATGCGGTGGCATGGCGGCGCTGCATCGTGGCGGCGGCTGAAACATCCCGGGGCCAGACACCCCCAGGCGCGATACCCCCAGGCGCGACGCCCACGGGCCCAGGGCGATTGCACGTTGAGCGGGTCGCGCAGCGCCGTCGGGGCTTGAAAGCCCCGCCTACCATCCTGCAGTCGCTTCGCGACGCTCCGGTCTCACCTGTCGCCGCTGCTCCCGGCGTCCGTCGCGCAGCGACGGAGTGAGTGTAGGCGGGGGTTTCAACCCCCGACTGCGCGCTTCACGGCGTTGCGGGAACATCAACGAACGTGCGATCGCCCTGCCACGGGCCAGGCACAAAGACGGGGCGTGTCGGCTGACACGCCCCGTCGATCTGACAGCTGATGTGTGGTCCGGTGTGGGCCGAGCGTGCCGGCCCGCACCGGTGCGCGATTCTAGCTCGACGCCCCCTCAGGAGCCGTCTCGGCAGACGC is a window encoding:
- a CDS encoding metal-sensitive transcriptional regulator; this encodes MQASKPEVLKRLAYIEGHLKGIRKMVEEDQYCVDVLKQTYAVKRAIDKLEGLLLTGHLNGCVREGFKDGRDQQIIDELGELFDLSRR